DNA from Phragmites australis chromosome 16, lpPhrAust1.1, whole genome shotgun sequence:
CAAGCTACAACCTTATGTGCAGACATTAGTTGCTCCTAGGGCCAATTACAAGTTATCTTTTCGCTACTTTGGTCCTTATCAAGTTATCCAAAGGATCAACAATGTAGCTTATAAATTAGCACTGCCGGCATCCAGTCTGGTTCATCCCATCTTTCATGTGTCTCAACTGAAGCGGGCCGTTGGATCTAATACCCAGGTCAGTGCATCCATTCCAGATGTTCCTTTCGACTCACAATTTCCTACTATGTTGTTAGATAAACGACTACGCTCTGTGGCCGGGTGAGTGGTATCGCAAGTCTTGGTCAAGTGGTCTGCTTGGCCACCATCGATGGCCACGTGGGAGAACGAAGAAGATCTCCGTCGTCGGTATCCAGACGTGCCGGCTTGAGGACAAGTCGGCTCACGAGGAGGGGAGGATGTTAGCGACGGAGTGCAGTACAACGCCAAGCAGAGGAAGATGGCGCCGAGCAGAGCACCTGACGATCCAGAGGAGGACGTGCTTGACCAGGAGACGATGGGCCGAAGCAAGCGATTCGGCAAGCCCAACCCGAGATACGTTGGAGAGAACTAGGCTGTGTAAGAAAAGCCCATCCAGGCTGTATTGAGTGCGCGAGAACTAAAAGGTGAAGGCGTGGAGAGAGCCTGGAACTTGGAGAGGAAGTAGACCTTGgtaggcggcggtggcggcccgACTGACGCCGATGACGATACTCCGGTGACTTGTGTGATATCAATACTATAGATACATATACACCTATACCTCTATTTGCGCATCTTTGGTTGCTAATAGTGGCAGTGGCCCAGAGGAAGGCCCCCACGGTGACGATGCGGGCCCGGTCGTGGCACGCGGAGGCGTAGGCGGCGAGCGGGTAGGATGCAGCCTGGACGAGCGCGCGGCAGAGGGTGAGGGAGCCTAGCGTCGTTGGGGACGCACCCAGGGCCGCGCCCACCTCCCGGTACACCGCAGGAAGCAGCACCTCGTTCGCCTTCTCAAGTACCGACGCCAGGTTCACCAGCACTAGCATCCACCGCCGTCGTGCCGctgtgtcccccccccccccccacctccaaGCCCAAAGATTTGCGCGGTCGGCGGTTTGCAAAAGCGGCGTCTCCCACCCGCTTGGCTCGCCCGCCGTCGTGGCTCGCTTGCTTGCTTCAAATGGCAAAAtgttgttgggggggggggggaggcatGGAGCGATGGAGCCATCAGGTTTGCGTAATTCCAAGTGGGGATTTGACCCGCGTGAGCGACGGAGCGACCGCCGCTGCTGAGCTGGAGCTAGAGCTGACACAGCATAATCCGCCGTGACCTCCTGCTTTCATGGCGGTTGCAACGCCAGCTGCTACCACCATTTTGTTTCTGCACAACCGATCCTAACTAAAGGATCGGAGCAGACCTAACTAAATTTACTCGATTAAGCATGGAGACGGTGCCAGGCATCAGGCTGAAAATACAATCTTTATTGGATTGGAAAGTTTCACTAGCTGAAATGGAGAGTCAATTCACTTTATCTGCTTCTACATGTGCTGCTAAAGCATTTGGAAACGTCCATGACAGTATTTTTCTGCTTCTTCTTATTGCATTGTTACTTTTGATAGGCATGACAAAGTGACAAACCCATTTTTAAGCTGATTGCAGTCATTCTAATCGTGAAGATAAATAGTTTTTGTACATGCGGAACGTGTGGTCTGATTGGGCGACAGAGACATTAGCAAGTACGCTAGAGCATCCAGCGAAGACAATTTAATTAGTCGTCTGCTTACCTCATACTGAGTTGAACCACCTTAGCTACatgaaatacaaaaaaaaaatgcctgCTAGTGTTGGTAGTTGCTACTGTTGTTGTTGCATCTGTGCAAGAGGTGGCATGTTTTTAATGAAGAAAAAGATGCTGCGAAGGTCGTTCCAATAAGGAAAATGAATAATAGCAATGCTACTGAAACTGAAAATGGCGAACAAGTTCTTATTGTGTGTCCTCCCGAGACAGCCATCCGTTACCATCAGTGCAAAATAATTACCACCAGTGTAACAgctcgaacccacgaccacaaggttaagagCCGACTGAGCTAGACGGGCCTGGACGTTGACATGACCCCTGTCGTATTTAGCCTGTGtttggtttaattttttttttcgaagcTAAAGCTAAATCAAACAATACAGTTGTTAAGTTAGTTTTTAAAAAGCTAACTTCTgaagaaataaactaaaaattgaaaaactagTTAAGAAGAGTTTTTCTAGCTTGATactaaaaagctaaaaaattattgtaaaagtTAATAGCAAAAGGTCAATAGTCAAAAGCCAGAAACTAAAAAAACAACTTTTTAGctaaaaatcaaaaacttcatcCCAACCAAACGTGCCTTTAATACTCACTCTGAATCGaaataattgttattttagatattaattagaGCTGAGACTTTGGGCCGTGCTTTTTGAGCCGGCCTAAATACGGCCCAGCCCGGTCCATCAAAAGCATGACCGGCACAAGCGCAGATGGGCCAACCTGACCCAGCACGATTTATGGACCGTGCCGAGCCTTATATTGGTCCGATGGGTGGCTCAATCCGGCACGAAAAATGGACCGTGCTTATCGGCCCGGCACGAAAACGGCCCAACTGCTGGTCACCCGCGCTCTGTCACCCGACGCGTGCTCCACTCCCCATCCTTATCCATTTCATCCACTCCGTCCTCATCCTCACCAGACCAGTCACCACCCGAGAGCCGGCGCAGGAGCAACAAGACCAACGgcgcaggagcagcagcagacgCGCCACTCCGAGGTCGGCCACAAGAGCATGCTCAAGAGCACGACCTCTACAGGTGCGTACTAGTCTCGATCTGTATCTCCATTGTTAGAATTCTTTTTCTCTGGGTCATCGTTGGTCTGAATCGGAATTGGGAATCAGGCGCGCTGTACATCCTGGAGACCAGCGTGTACCCGCGGGAGCCGGAGAGCATGCGGGAGCTCCGTGAGGCCACCGCCAAGCATCCCTGGTACGTATCGATGTCCCAGCCTGTTCCTTGATCTGATCCGGAAGATCGCTGATGACGTTCTTGGGgggctgcagcctgcaggaACCAGCAGTTCCTGAAGTTCCTCCTCCACGAGGGGCAGTTCCTGATCGCTGATGATGTTCATAGGGATTGCGTGGAACAGGTGCACCGGGATGCCACCGGTGCTGCTCGGCGACATCTCCAGCTTCGTCCGGACGCTGGACCCGAAATGCTTCACGCTgcgcgtggaggaggaggccaacaGCTGCGCGAGCTGGGACTTTGGGCCCGCGCtggtcctcgccgtcgccgcgctcgCCGGCGTCCGCTCGCCTCAGCCAAGAATGGTGCTGAGCCCGTACTAGCCCGGCACGACGCAGCCGTCGTGCCCGCAGGCTAGTCATGCCAGTCCGGCACAGTACAGTTCCTCGTGCCTTCTAGGCCAGTGTTCGGCTTATcgttcaaaaattcaaaaaatttagacaaaatttatttgataaaattaaaattttgaaaaataattatgattttagtcgttcgtaaccggtcggtttgaaccggttaccgagcgattttttaatttattgagtgatttttttaaattttttgtatTGATGTTAACggttcggttttctcgatttattgagaggttttttgattttttttgtgaaaattaaaaaaaaatctaaaaattatctcaatcttataagatcaataattaattcatctgagtttcaaatcaagtgaaataaattttattggttttattgtaacatgatctacatgataaaagcatttatacttaaaaaaattcaaaattatctgcgagaaaatgtatttgttaaaccaagttaaatgtatagtttactctttgctaatccaaaaattatgaaactaattttgttagtcttatatgatcctatattttttaaaaatatatgaactcattaattagttattgttatatgcaggattgtgtaaatgtgctgcaactagattaattcataactgatccatcacatattcaaaaattagtgaaatcacttttattagtttatttatactatgatttatgtaggaaaaaaataataatacacataaaaaagttaattacagtgttgtttcttaacgtattcactttatgcttgtaaactttgtaaaaatcatacagaaattaataaaactctaaataaagtgaaattaattttaaagatcctcttaagatatgtttttaaaaa
Protein-coding regions in this window:
- the LOC133895113 gene encoding uncharacterized protein LOC133895113, which produces MDRAYRPGTKTAQLLVTRALSPDACSTPHPYPFHPLRPHPHQTSHHPRAGAGATRPTAQEQQQTRHSEVGHKSMLKSTTSTGALYILETSVYPREPESMRELREATAKHPCLQEPAVPEVPPPRGAVPDR